From the genome of Acidobacteriota bacterium:
CTTTTCCATCCGTTCCTCTGGAAAAAGTGGTTCGCCTGGGGCCTGCTGGCGCTGATCGGCGCCAACATTCAGCATGGCGGAGGATTCCCCAACATCTTCTCCTTCATCCAGGACGAAGCGGAGCACCGGTCGGACCGATTCGTCGGCGGCGGCTTTCCGGCCGAGGCGCTGCCGGGCGATCCGTCGTCCTGGTTTGGCGGCAACGTGTGGCTCATTGCCGCGGTGATCGGCGGGATCGCGCTGGCGCTTCTGACCGTCATCATCCTGTTGACCTACATCTTCAGCCGCGGCCGGTTCATGTTCGTCGAGTGCCTCGTGGAAAACAAGACCGCCCTTGGCGAGAGCTGGCGCCGCAACCGCGTCCAGGGCCTGTCACTGTTCTGGTGGTACCTCGGCTTCAGCGTGTTCCTCCTCCTGCTGCTGGTGCTGGCGGTCGTGACCGTGTTCCTCACCCTGTTCCGCGACGGCGAGTTCGCCCCCTTCAGCCAGATCTGGCCGCAGCTCCTGGCCATCTTGGCCGGCGCCCTGCTGGCCCTTATCCCCATCATCGCCATCGCCGTCTACCTGGAGGACTTCGTGGTCCCCCTCATGTGGAGCCGGCGGATCCGGGTCCTCGAAGCTTGGAACGCCTTCTTCACCCTGTTCCAGGAACACACCGGCGCCCTGCTGCTGTACCTGCTGATGCGACTCGGGCTGAGCATCGCCGCAAGTTTTGTGATGAGCTGCGGCGTCTGCCTGACCTGCTGCATCGCCGCCATCCCCTGGGTCGGCCAGACGCTGCTCCTGCCCGTCTACGTCGTCATGCGCATGTATCCCATCCAGGCGCTGGCCCAGGTGGATCCCGCGCTCGCGGAGCGGCTGGCGGCCTTCGCGCCTCCCCCGGCGCCGCCGGCGCCCGCCATCGGCGTCGAACCCGTCGCGCCACCCGACGACGCGGCCCCGCCATCGGACGCGGACCTTGCCAATCCGCCGGATCCGCCCCGGGACTAGCCGCCCGTCATCACAATCGCACCGGCACCCGATATGTGGCCGAGTGTCCGGATACGGCGCGTGTTCAACGGTCGAGCCGCCTCGAAAAGCACGCCGGTCGGGCACCTTTTCAGATCTGTTCGGGAGTCGCTTTTCTAACCGCTTGATATTCAAAAATATTCAAAGAAATTGTGGATTCGCGTGAGGAAAACTTGTGGACAACCCCGGGAAGCGGACGCCGAATCGGGATTTCCCCGATTTGCTTAAATATGTGGCAGCCTATTATCTCACTACAAACAAACGACTTATATTTATACTGTAATCAGATTACAGGCCTATTTGGACGCCACAAAGATTTCCACAGATTTCTCCACAGCGCGCAGTTACAGCGGTGAGGAGAAAGACAACTTCGCATGGGATAAGGGGTTGCGAATAGCGGTCAGTTTGCACCCACTATTCAACGACGAAAAGCACATCTCCAGTTAGCACGGTTTCGCCTTCCTTGGGACCGATGCGGCTGATGGTCCCGGCACGCGGCGCGACGATGGCGTTCTCCATTTTCATCGCTTCCATGTACAGGACGGTGTCCCCTTCGGCGACCGTTTCCCCCGCGCTCTTCAGCACACGGACGATGAGTCCGGGCATGAACGCGCGCACCAGTCCCTCCTTCACCATCTTCACTTCCTGGCGCGTGGTGAGGAGCTTGCCGGCCATGATCTCCTGGACCGAGAAGAGGGTGTTGTCCACCTTGACCGCCGCCAGGTCGCCGCTTTCGTTGCGGATCGCCTCGATGTCGAACGGCACACCGTCCACCAGGATGGATTGAATACCCTGCTCCCGGCTCCAGGCCAGGATCCGGCTGCGATAGCGGTGATAGCCGATTTCAACATCCACCTCCGCCGCCGGGTCGGGGTAGATGTCGGCGAGAATCACGTTGAAGTTCTTGTTGTCGATGCACACGCGGTACTTCATGGCCGTGGCCTCCCCTCACAGATGGCGGCGGGTGATGAGCTCCACCCGGCCGGACATGCCCCAGACGTTGCCGCCGGGGGTGGTCCGCTGGAATGCGGCCGTCCGGAAGCGGCCCATCAACTCGTGGTTGAGCACGGCTACCAGCGCAGCCACCTCCTGGCGACGGCGGTCGTCGGCGCCCTGCGGCATGAAGTCCTTGAGCTTGAGGTCGCACTTCAGGGAGCCGGCGGTGAACGCCTCACTGCCCACGACGCGGCTCAGGAACGAGATGTTCGTCTGGACGCCCTTCAGCCGGATCGCCTCCAGGGCGAAGCGGGTCTTCGCCAGCGCCTCGGCGCGGGTGGCGGCGAAGCAGTCCACCTTCATGATCATGGGGTCGTAGTAGATGTCGATCCGCTTCCCCTTCTGGACGCTCGAAAGCACGCTGTAGCCGTAGCCGCCGGGGATGTAGTATTCGTGGACCATCCCGGCGGACGGTTGGAAATCGCGTCCGGGATCCTCGGCGTTGATCCGGCACTCGATGGCATGCAGTCGGGGCCGGTGAGCGTCGGCGGGCAGCGCCAGCGGCTCGCCCGCCGCGATGCGGAGCTGTTCCTTGATGATCTCCACACCGTAGACGATCTCGGTGAGCGCGTACTCCACCTGGAGCCGCGGGTTGATCTCCATGAAGTACCAGTGGCCTTTTTCGTCCACCATGAACTCCACCGCCCCGCAGCCGGTGAAGCCGACGCTGCGGATCAGCGACAGCGCCGCCGCGGCCATCTGGTTCCGGCTTTCGGCCGGGAGCCAGACCGACGGTGTTTCCGAGATCAGCTTCTGGAAGCGGCGCTGCACAACGCACTCGCGTTCGCCGAGCTGGACCGCGTTGCCGTGGTGGTCGGCCAGCACCGGAAACTCGATGTGCACCGCCCGGCGGATGTACCGTTCGAGGTAGAACGGCACGTTCAGTCCCTTGATCGCCTGCTCGCGGAGGAAAGTTCGGTAGCTCGCCAGCAGGTCCTCCTTCCGGTAGGCCTTATAGATATACCGGCCGCCGGTGCCGGTCACCGGCTTGAGCAGGACGGGGTAGCCCAGATCCTGCGCCTTCTGGACGAGGTCCGCCTCGTCCTGCACCGGCAGGCTGTGGTCCGGCACCGGGATTTTCAACTGGGCGGCCTTGCTTAGGAGGAGCAGCTTCTCGTGGCAGCTGGCCAGCACCTCCGGGGCCGGGCCGATGAACGTGATGCCCTTCTCGCGGCAGCCGTGGGCGAACTCCGGCGATTCCGACAGGAAGCCGTACCCGCAGTAAACGGCGTCGGCGCCGGCCGCCTCGGCCGCCTCCAGGATCCGCTGGATGGAACCGTAGGTACGGGAAGTCCGCGCCCCGGCCAGCGGCAGCGCCTGGTCGGCGTAGCGGACGTGCAGGGAATCGGCGTCGACGCTCGAGTAGACGGTGGCGCTCTCGAGACCCATCTCCCGGATGCAGCGCAGCGCGCTCAGCGCGATCTCACCCCGGTTGGCGACCAGGATCTTCTGCATGGCCTCCTCCCTCCTAGAGCGGGATGTTCCCGTGCTTGCGGTACGGACGGGCGACCCGCTTGCCCTGCATCGTCTCCATGGCGGAGATGAGCCGCACCCGGGTCAAGTGGGGCGGAATGATCTCGTCGATGAAGCCATACTCCGACGGCAGTTTGGGATTGGCGAACTTCTTCCGGTAGTCGTCGAGGAGCTGGGTGCGCTTGCGGGCGGAATCCTCGGCCTCGGCCAGCTCCCGGCGGAAGATGATGTTGATGGCGCCCTCCGGTCCCATGACCGCGATTTCGGCCGAGGGCCAGGCGTAGTTGAGGTCGGCGCCGATGTGTTTCGAGTTCATGACGATGTAGGCGCCGCCGTAAGCCTTGCGGGTAACCACGGTCACGCGCGGCACGGTGGCCTCGGAGAAGGCGTACATCAGCTTGGCGCCGTGCCGGATGATGCCGCCGAGTTCCTGGCTCTTGCCGGGGAGGAAACCGGGCACGTCGCACAACACCACCAGCGGGATGTTGAACGCGTCGCAGAAGCGGATGAACCGCGCCCCCTTCACCGAAGCGTTGATGTCCAGGGTGCCGGCGAAGAACTTGGGGTTATTGGCGACCACGCCCACCGTCCGCCCGTTGAGGCGGGCGAAACCCACCGAGATGTTGGGCGCGTAATGCTCGTGCACCTCGAAATACTGGCCGCGGTCCATCAGGCAGCGGACCACGTCCTTGACGTCGTACGCCTTGATGGGGTCGTATGGCACGATGTCGTACAGCTCGTCGCAGATGCGCTGGGGGTCGTCGCCGGGGTCCACCACCGGCGGCGGCTCGAGGTTGTTCGACGGGATGTAGCCGAGCAGGGTCTTGACCTTCTGCAGGGCCTCCTCCTCGTCATCAGCCATGAAGTGGGCCACCCCGCTCTCCGTGTTGTGGGTCTGGGCGGAGCCCAACTCGTCGAAGGTGACCTCCTCCTTTGTCACCGCCTTGATCACGTCGGGCCCGGTGATGAACATGTGGCTGGTGCCTTTGACCATAAACACCATGTCCATGATGCCCGGCGAGTAGACCGCGCCGCCGGCGCACGGCCCCATGATCACCGCGA
Proteins encoded in this window:
- a CDS encoding ATP-grasp domain-containing protein, which produces MQKILVANRGEIALSALRCIREMGLESATVYSSVDADSLHVRYADQALPLAGARTSRTYGSIQRILEAAEAAGADAVYCGYGFLSESPEFAHGCREKGITFIGPAPEVLASCHEKLLLLSKAAQLKIPVPDHSLPVQDEADLVQKAQDLGYPVLLKPVTGTGGRYIYKAYRKEDLLASYRTFLREQAIKGLNVPFYLERYIRRAVHIEFPVLADHHGNAVQLGERECVVQRRFQKLISETPSVWLPAESRNQMAAAALSLIRSVGFTGCGAVEFMVDEKGHWYFMEINPRLQVEYALTEIVYGVEIIKEQLRIAAGEPLALPADAHRPRLHAIECRINAEDPGRDFQPSAGMVHEYYIPGGYGYSVLSSVQKGKRIDIYYDPMIMKVDCFAATRAEALAKTRFALEAIRLKGVQTNISFLSRVVGSEAFTAGSLKCDLKLKDFMPQGADDRRRQEVAALVAVLNHELMGRFRTAAFQRTTPGGNVWGMSGRVELITRRHL
- a CDS encoding acyl-CoA carboxylase subunit beta; protein product: MREKTRELLDMIEVARQGGGPDKIKSQHAKGKFTARERLDILLDPGSFHELDTFVQHKCNDFGMDKMVYPGDGVITGYGAIGGRLVYVYAQDFTVLGGSLGKKQSEKICKVMDLAVQNGAPVIGLNDSGGARIQEGVMSLAGYGDIFYRNTNTSGIVPQIAVIMGPCAGGAVYSPGIMDMVFMVKGTSHMFITGPDVIKAVTKEEVTFDELGSAQTHNTESGVAHFMADDEEEALQKVKTLLGYIPSNNLEPPPVVDPGDDPQRICDELYDIVPYDPIKAYDVKDVVRCLMDRGQYFEVHEHYAPNISVGFARLNGRTVGVVANNPKFFAGTLDINASVKGARFIRFCDAFNIPLVVLCDVPGFLPGKSQELGGIIRHGAKLMYAFSEATVPRVTVVTRKAYGGAYIVMNSKHIGADLNYAWPSAEIAVMGPEGAINIIFRRELAEAEDSARKRTQLLDDYRKKFANPKLPSEYGFIDEIIPPHLTRVRLISAMETMQGKRVARPYRKHGNIPL